A segment of the Salminus brasiliensis chromosome 5, fSalBra1.hap2, whole genome shotgun sequence genome:
TGTGGTCGACATAGATGACGACGTCCTGGAGAGGACGTGGGGGATGCCTGTGGCAGACAAGCTGGCTGAAGTCGGAGGGGAGCGTTTTTTGGACGAAGAAGGCCAGGCGGTGTGTAACTTTTCGGCTTCCGGATGCGTGATCTCGCTGACTGGCTCCAATCCACTCCACTCAGACGCCATGCTCCACTTAAAACGTTCTGGACTTGCCGTTTACCTGGACGTTGATGAAAACGACATCCTCGAGAGGCTGTCCAGAATGAAAGTGAACAGGATCGTGGGGCAGGGGGCTGGCATCTCCATGAGCGAGATCTTGCACTACAGGAAGCAGTTTTACGAGAAGTGGTCGGACACAAGAGTGCTCTGCGGTAGAGGGGACAGTGTTGAGGAAGTGGTGGAGAAGGTCCTTCAAGTTCTGGAGAGATATCAGGGCTCAGAATCAGAGACTTTTACCACAACTAGGACAAATGCACCAACTGGAGACCCAAAGTTCTTCAGTGACGTTGTTGTGGAGGGTCTGGCTCCGGATGGAGGCCTGTATGTGCCTACTGAAGGCTTTCCAAAGTTGGGACCTTCTGAATGGCTCCGACTAGCCGACATGCCTTATTCTGAGCGGGCGCTAGTCATCCTCGAGAAGTGCATACATCCGATGGACATCTCTCCTTTGGAACTCCGTTCCATGGTTGGCCAGGCCTATGGGGAGAACTTTGCCAGTGGTTCATCAGTCGCACCTGTTAAACATCTGGTTGAGGATCAGTACCTGCTGGAGCTCTTCCATGGACCGACTGCATCCTTTAAAGACCTAGCCTTGCAGTTAATGCCACAGCTGTTTGCTCACTGTCTCCCACAGATGTGCAACTACCTGATCCTGGTGGCCACATCTGGAGATACGGGCAGTGCCGTTCTCAGTGGGTTTAGCAGCCTCAAGGAGAGCGACCGGGAGCGTGTTGGGTTGTTGGTGTTCTTCCCGGAAGATGGAGTGAGCCTCGTTCAGAAGCTGCAGATGACTGGCTTTCGAGAGGGAAACGTCCGCTCTGTAAGCGTCCTGTCTGACTTTGACTTCTGCCAAAGGAGCATTAAGAGGATGTTTGGAGACGCTGGTCTGGGTGGTCACTTGGCTGTTGAGTACGCTACCGTTCTGAGCACTGCCAACTCCATAAACTGGGCACGCCTCCTCCCGCAGGTTGTTTACCATTGCTCGGCCTACCTGGACCTACTCAAAAACGGAACGGTCAAGTTTGGGAACCCAGTCGATGTCTGTATACCTACAGGAAACTTCGGCAACGCCATGTCCGCCATCTACGCCAAACAAATGGGAATCCCAATCCGGAATGTCATTTGTGCGTCCAATCAGAACCGCGTAATCTCCGACTTCATCTCCACTGGACAGTATGATCTCCGCGGCAGGAAGCTCATGGTGTCAAGTTCTCCTGCTATTGACATTCTCAAGTCCTCAAATCTCGAGAGGTTCATATATCATGCCTCGGGTGGAGATGGAGGTCTTGTCCGAGATTTGTTTGTGAGCCTCGAGAAGCAGCAGGGGTTCTCAGTGTCTGAGGGTTTGCTACAGAGGATACGGCAGGATGTCCAGGCAGGCTGGTGCTCGGAGGAAGACTGTCTGTCCACCATTCATAAGGTATACTCCAAAACTGGCTATATAATGGACACTCACACTGCTGTAGCCAAAGCGGTGGCTGACCGGCTGCACGACAGGACGTGCCCTCTAGTGCTGTGCTCCACGGCGCACCACGGCAAGTTTGCCCCGGCAGTTCTTAAAGCTCTTCGCTGCTCCGACATCCCAGATCAGCCTCTGGAGCAGCTGAAGGCACTTTGCGCTATTGGGGGACCAGAGCAAATGCACAAGGCTCTGTATAAGTGCCTGAGGGAGGGTGCAAGCCGGCCACATGTGGTGTGCAAGCCCGATTTTCATGCGCTAACGGATGAAGTAGAGGCTATGATACAGGACTCGTTCCTGAAGGCCAGGTGACTTCACAGCAGGAGATGACCCTAAtccatggtggagggatacatgcaaaAAGTGTTGTAAGACAAAGTAGTTCCCTAGTAAGACTTATTCctgccactattttaccaccatcatcattccatgtAACCTCAGAAGACGCTcgcaggttcactggtggggttggatagtaaataaagtggccataTTTGTGCTGTAGTCTTGTTGTGGATTGGTTTCTTTCACCCCCACTGTAATGAAATTGAGTTGGTAAGTTTTTCTACAGTGCACCACAGTTTTACACCAAACCCCCTCTCTGAATGACTCTCAACGGCCGTAGTTTCCAAACATGTCCACTAGATGGTGCTGTCTACCTGCCTTAAAAGTAAATTCTCCAATGATCTGTATAAGGGTCTCATACTCGCataactacagaactacagaacatGTTAGTGTCGTAGTTTGGACTGGATTGATTATAATATTAgagaataactgaataataataataataataataataataatagatgaaGGTTAAGGATATCcaacagcagtgacagcagtTTAAGGTGTTCCCTGTTCTTTTACATGTAATTGAACGTTTTTTAGGCCGTTTATTATTAGGCCTTTAGTGAGTGGGATCAGGTGGATGTGGAGGGTTTAATACTAAACTGTACTCTATACATAGATGCAGGAcaattcaaaagtttgggatcATTTGTCATATTCATTATTGTTGCCATTTTGTATTCAATAATATCTCCTGCAGTGAAGTATTGTTCAATGTATTTCTTGATGTTTTGATGATGAAATGATCAAATAACACTATACTAAAATTCTCAAAGTAGTCCGGTTCTCTGAACCATTAGATCACTAGGTTGTGGGTGCTTGCTTCAGTTGGTTTAGGTTGACACATGCTGgagtgtttatgtatttatgtatttatttttatataagttGGAATTTACAgtccccgtttacacctggtcaatTCATGTGACTGGTATCTGGACTGTAGCCTGATAACATTTTAGCCACGTGTTTACATGAGTAATCAAATACGTCTACGCCAGACTAAAATCCGCAATGTTCTCGTtttgattgtactgggaggggtttgtgttgtactaggaggggttttggttgtattgggagggggttaggttgtactgggaggggttttggttgtattgAGAGGAGTTTCTGATGTATTGGGAGGGGGTTCggctgtactgggaggagtttaatttgtactgggaggggtctCAGTTGTATTGAGAGCCGttttggttgtattgggaggagtTTCGGATGTATTGGGagaggtttgggttgtac
Coding sequences within it:
- the LOC140555446 gene encoding threonine synthase-like 1, which gives rise to MTSRCFSRLLVKMRKLRFGGQPSSTYLQTAWLSTKSPQSQERNILLMGPPGAGKTSVGRILAHKLGVPVVDIDDDVLERTWGMPVADKLAEVGGERFLDEEGQAVCNFSASGCVISLTGSNPLHSDAMLHLKRSGLAVYLDVDENDILERLSRMKVNRIVGQGAGISMSEILHYRKQFYEKWSDTRVLCGRGDSVEEVVEKVLQVLERYQGSESETFTTTRTNAPTGDPKFFSDVVVEGLAPDGGLYVPTEGFPKLGPSEWLRLADMPYSERALVILEKCIHPMDISPLELRSMVGQAYGENFASGSSVAPVKHLVEDQYLLELFHGPTASFKDLALQLMPQLFAHCLPQMCNYLILVATSGDTGSAVLSGFSSLKESDRERVGLLVFFPEDGVSLVQKLQMTGFREGNVRSVSVLSDFDFCQRSIKRMFGDAGLGGHLAVEYATVLSTANSINWARLLPQVVYHCSAYLDLLKNGTVKFGNPVDVCIPTGNFGNAMSAIYAKQMGIPIRNVICASNQNRVISDFISTGQYDLRGRKLMVSSSPAIDILKSSNLERFIYHASGGDGGLVRDLFVSLEKQQGFSVSEGLLQRIRQDVQAGWCSEEDCLSTIHKVYSKTGYIMDTHTAVAKAVADRLHDRTCPLVLCSTAHHGKFAPAVLKALRCSDIPDQPLEQLKALCAIGGPEQMHKALYKCLREGASRPHVVCKPDFHALTDEVEAMIQDSFLKAR